The Candidatus Limnocylindrales bacterium genome includes the window GTTAGTTTCCTTCATTTTGAGGGCAACCTCGTAGGCAGTTGCTGTGTTGGGACCGCCTCCTACAAAGACCACGAATTCTTTTTCTGTGAGTTCTTGCGCAAGCTCCTGGATATGGGCCTCTGTTTCCAGGGCCCGTTGAATAAATTCAGGAACACGGGTCAGTTGGGCCCTGGCTACTTCAATATCTTTACCTACATGGCGTCCCAGTTGTATAATTAGAGCCGCCAATAAAGATAGTGCCGTTGTATAACTTTTGGTATGTGCAGCCGAGATTTCCTGATCAACGGTCATTAAAACGGTATGGGCTCTGTGAATACCCTCGGCGGAGTCCTTACCGGTAATAACTATGGTCGTAGCACCCCGTCTGTTGGCCTGTTCAAGGGCTTGCAGGGAATAATTCTTAGTTCCCCGATGGCTTACTACCAGGACCCCTGTATCTTCTCGAACAGGGGGAGGATAACATACAAATTCGAAGGAATGGATGGCACGGGTGGGAATAAAGTCATCTACCAGGAGGCGCATAAAATATTCTCCCACCAGTACGGCGTGAAAAGAAGTACCAATCCCGCAGAAATACCAGCTACCTTGCCGTTTCAGAAACTCAACGGCCTGGTCTAGTTGTAAGGTGTTGGCTTGTAATACCTCGTGAATCAAGGCAGGTTGGGCTCGAATGGCATCATACATGTGATAGGGATGTGCATTACGTCGATTTAATTCTGCCAGAGTCATTGAATTCGTCATTATGATTTTCCTCCCGGTCAATATA containing:
- a CDS encoding SIS domain-containing protein, translated to MTNSMTLAELNRRNAHPYHMYDAIRAQPALIHEVLQANTLQLDQAVEFLKRQGSWYFCGIGTSFHAVLVGEYFMRLLVDDFIPTRAIHSFEFVCYPPPVREDTGVLVVSHRGTKNYSLQALEQANRRGATTIVITGKDSAEGIHRAHTVLMTVDQEISAAHTKSYTTALSLLAALIIQLGRHVGKDIEVARAQLTRVPEFIQRALETEAHIQELAQELTEKEFVVFVGGGPNTATAYEVALKMKETNYTPCEGFQAEQFLHGPVAGLSDKMAVWVIAPPGPSYSRCLEIVKVANTIGATTVALVEEEDQNLAKIATHTINLPKMMEALTPLVYIIPLQLFSYYLALTKGANPDIFHFDDPRHQQTKRHYNL